The Vidua macroura isolate BioBank_ID:100142 chromosome 2, ASM2450914v1, whole genome shotgun sequence DNA window aggagatgtaggatcttttctctttgaagcgcctgcggtttgatgccACCCCCCtgattggtggggtcatctgctgcACCCACAGGCACTCTGATGTTGCGACTCATCACCTGCACtacttgataaatcacagctccccttgaggtgctgtggcctgccttatttttatcttcatgcGAGGCAGATTCGcgttcttttttcagttttttgggaaagtggggtctccctcccccctcccccctcccactgtccctgggggtgccctccCCAAAAATGGACATTGGATTacaaaatgtcccttccaaTCACAGTGGAAGCATTGGTGTTTCAATGCAGACTGCCTCGGAACAacgttctttggaggcacagcagccaaGGCAACCACGTGGCTTCTGGGCTTTTCAGGGATCTAGAGCTGTGTTTCAGCGTTCATGGATGTTGTTTCTGGGACAAACCTGTCCTGgacctctgatccctctacatgaCTCTCAGCTGTCCCCTTGACCGGATCCATGGACTCtgcaaaatgctcagaaacctgctCTTGCTCCCCCCTCGCTCCTCTCCCgtccctcccgggtctccgggaaccatgggaacttggaggtaggggttcccgtcccccccctcctcctcttcccgcccccccccccagaccTCCGGGACTCATGGGAAGATGAGGACAGGGTGCGGAGAACAAGATGGGGGCTGCCCCCTCCCAGAAGCAGCCGGGCAGAGATGGCAGGGCTCTCCCCTGAGAGGGCGGGGTCGATGATGCAACTGGGAGAACATgtaaaggactggagggaacgcCCACACAAAGGGGAACAATGGGTGGGGGAGTAACCTGATCTCCCGAGGGGGCGGCACCCAcacccacagggaggcaggagggggttgggtcaaaggcggggacaccgggaacaaagGAGAGGAAGGGGTTGTGGGCAGAAGAAGCCCCTCCACGTGGCCGTtctccatcttgggaagacaaagaccTCGACCACGTGGCCGTGGCCTCCTCAGGGGAACAAAGGAAAGGattcaaagaaacagaactgcatgGGGTAGTGCCAGAACTGGGATTTCTAACTgagaaaaagggattggaaaaagGGTTTGGGATCGGTTCCTCAGCGAAGTAGCTAATTTCACTAAGGCGGGTGTGCCGGGGGGGCTGTGGGAAGCCAGGATCACGGTCCACGATTGTGGAGGTGCCCTGCGCCTTAGAGCGGCGGAGTACTCCCATCagcccacccgggttaggggaagaaggggtaggagaagaaGGTGGGAAAACAGGTTCAGGAGGAGCAACAGTTTTGCCTGATTGCTCTCTTCCTTCCCAGCTCGCTTCCCGCGCAGATTCCGCTTTTACAATCTCCGATATTAGCAAATGGAGGGTGGTAAAGCAACCTTTAACGGAGCGATCCCTGTGTTCAATCCCCTCTGCCAATTTTGCCTCCACCCGCTCCCAGAACTCATTTTTGTGAGTATCCTCCGTGGTTACGCGttggaaggaaaagcacagccaTCAGACAAACTTTTTAACCAAACTTTTGGGGAGGGGGCCCTTCACCGATAGGATATCCTTAACtagggaataaaattccttctgtTGGATAGTTAGCATGGTCCCCATGCAACTTCTACCCACACCACCTCACCCctgtgcggcgtgggttttcgctctccccggccgcacgcggctcttgggagcccggctgtggcgtagcttccacgtgctgccggggtttgctgccgcaggttcccggacacggctccgtgtctcgggtgcgtgggctggccaaccgctgttaccgtgcgctagggacccggcaaagaggaaggaatttgtccatttactccgtgcttggcaggaacggtttattggtcacgtggcgcggttcgatggaaagacgcgaccgctcccggcactcgcatgggagaaaatggcgtctgactgccggcgggatagggctttatagaggggcggggcgagaggatccacggcctgccgcccaataggggcggctgccgtggcggtgacacccgcaacagcgaccaaccagagaaccccgcaggggcgggcgccgagccgcgggctgagcgggatcgtgtggctagcacggggtttcccggggccggacggcagggtggttacaggagcggcacaggggtaagagccggcagcaggcaacatgggggcagaaaccgcgggggggaacaacgcgggggaaacgcgggataacagaacttgacttattttaacataaattaaaaaccctaatctaaacccaaactccgggatgcaacatctccccgcttaataaaatataaaaagaaagcagtggtgttgattcagtctctcaagcggtggcctcttctcccagcttcttctggtgctgcaactgcggtgactgctacgcaggtggagagggcctggagatggtgctggggttggttcttttcagggtgtttagggatagggaaactgggacaactttattacaaacatggggatttgggacacacacagactggggctttggggaaaaacatttttttaaggagattgtagggtcctttttcttttgcgtcgcctgcggtttgatgcaaccccccggttggtggggtcatctgccacgctcaaaggcaccctgatgttctgaactaccacctgcacagttacttgataaCTCACAGCTCTCCTTAAGGTGCTCTGGCCTGCCtcacttttatcttcacgcgaggcaggtgcgcgttgtttcttcagttttttgggggaatgggatctccctccccccctctcccccctcccactgtccctgggggtgccctgcccagaaacggacattgaaccacaaaatgtcctctttgattgcagtggaagcactggcgtcttgctggaggctgcttcggaccagcgttctttgggggcacggcatccaaggcagcagtgttcatggatgccgcttccaggacagacttgtcctgaacctccgatccctctacatgcctctcatctgtcggctcgacccattccacggaatctggaaaatgctcagaaacccacatccccctgcttccctccctcccgggtctccgggaaccctgggactgcagaggcaggggctccgattcccccccctctccttttccctcccgcccagacgtctggggcccatgggaacttggagctaggggttcccgtccccgcccctctcctcttccctcccgcccggctctccggggcccatgggaagatgggggtaggggttcccgctcctccctcccccctcttccctcccgcccggatctccgggacccatgggaagatggggacagggtacgggcaataggacgggggctgcctccctcaggcagcggggtggagatggcagagctctccccggtggaggagggcggagtcgatgactcagcagggacgacatgcataggactggagggaacacccactcgagggggaacaatgggtgagggagtaacctgaactcccgagggggcggcgcccacgcccacagggaggcaggtgggggttgggtcaaaggcggggacaccaggaacaaagaacagaaaggggttgtgggaagaagagaccctgccatgtggccgccctccatcttgggaagacaaagggatcaacCACGTGGCCTCagcctcctcagaggaacaaagaaaggggtttaaagaaacagaactgcgcgggggtagcgccgaaactgggattttcaactgggaaaagggattggaaaaggggtttagggtcgtggcctcagcgaatcgaccgatctcgctaaggcggggacgccggggtggcttgggggagccaggcgcacggtccacatttgtggagctgccctgcgtctcagatcgacggggtgccccccctcgcccacccaggttaggggaagaaggggtaggagaaggggatggggaaacagattcagagggagtaacagattttccggatggttctttcctttccccaaccgagtttcgcgcggggtctgattttactacatctgtgatcaacaaatggaatttagggaagcagtcatctatggagagatccctaccgatcccctctgctagcctttttcccacttgctcccaaaattctgttttgcgcacgtcctcggtagacagacgggggaaagcaaagaacaaccaccggacaaatttcttaactaaattttttgggtatcggcccttcaccaaaaggatttctttaacttgggaataaaattccttttgttgggcagatagcacggtccccatgcttcttccacccaaaccacctcacccctggggcagtaaaaaagagaaaaaaagcaaaaaaacgcaggcaactccagcggctgccgttcgtgctgcgcgccgcacgtcccaacctcgggaacacggccagccctccccgtattagctggacacgtttccacgactaatacttaccagactgaagtctctgcaaagaaaagctgccaccagggtccgggagtcccaggaagtgttctttcttctgccctcctggctgcgaaagtttgcacttcctgtcccacgcaggacacactatctggtccctcgtgggcgacggagacttcactgacgtactttggagagccccagctctcggtttccgtccggcacggagctgtggtccgGCGCGGACCGCTGCCcactctggcttggcggcggcgctccccccttggtGGCAGCCCCCTTGGTggcagcgcggcccctggccggcggcggcggctcccggcgctgttcctggagctccgcggtgaacctccgtccacgcaatcagctcagcgctggcctcggcaccacgttcgggcgccaattgcggtGTGGGTTTTCGttctccccggccgcacgcggctcttgggagcccggctgtggcgtagcttccacgtgctgccggggtttgctgccgcgggttcctggacacggctccgtgtctcgggtgcgtgggcttgccaaccgctgttaccgtgcgctagggacccggcaaagaggaaggaatttgtccatttactccgtgcttggcaggaacggtttattggtcacgtggcgcggttcgatggaaagacgcgaccgctcccggcactcgcatgggagaaaatggcgtctgactgccggcgggatagggctttatagaggggcggggcgagaggatccacggcctgccgcccaataggggcggctgccgtggcggtgacaccCGCAACAGCGACCAAtcagagaaccccgcaggggcgggcgccgagccgcgggctgagcgggatcgtgtggttagcacggggtttcccggggctggacggcagggtggttacaggagcggcacaggggtaagagccggcagcaggcaacatgggggcagaaaccgtgggggggaacaacgcgggggaaacgcgggattacagaacttgacttattttaacataaattaaaaaccctaatctaaacccaaactccgggatgcaacacccctggtgcagaaaaagcaaaaaaaccccaaaaaatgtgAGAGATCCCGGCGGCCGACACTCGCGCTGCGCGTTCCGTACCCCCAGAAACGCAGTCAAAGCCCACCCACGTGAAGGGGAGTATTAGCCGGGCACCCCCCCACTGCTAAATTCTCACCAAACCAGAACCTTCGCAAATAAAAGTTGCCACCAGGGTCCTCTGACCTGGGAAGTTTCTCTTCTTCGGCTCTCAGTGGCCGTGAAAAGTTTCACTTCCCCTCCCACGCAGGGAAAGCACTGCGTGCTTCCCTGTGGGTGGTGGAGAGTTCACTGACTTAATTTGGGGAGGCTCTGCTCCTATTTTCAGTCTGGCATGAAGTACAGTTCCGGCGCCGACTGCGGCTCGCTCGGCTCAGCTGCGCGGCCCCATGCCAGCGGCAGCGGCACTTCGCATGACTGCCGGATGCTTTGTGGTGATTCTCTGCCTGCACTGCGGCTCTGCGCTGGCCGTGGCCCCACTGTTGGGCGTCGCTAATGGCTCTGAGATGTTTCTTccggctccgggcagctccggcacctggagcagcactgcttcCCTCCGGAGACGGAGTTTGCCGCTTCTTCCCAGGCACTGCGCGCTCCGGGGAGGTGGGCTGGCCACGCTTTTGACCGCCACGCGCAAGGGATATTGgtaaagaggcgaaggaatgtCCAATTCACCCACGAGGGAGGCTGAAAGCTTTAATGGTCGTGGTGAGCTGCAGCGGAGAAACTGCAACGCGCACTCCCAGTGCCCGCATGGGGGAAAATGGCCATGAGATCCGGGAGGcgtgggatgatatagggggcaggacagggagggcaggagtccttctgcccaatggggacaggtgccgtggcggtgacatgGACCACGGCGACCAACGGGAACATGGCAGGGGCGGACCCGGGGCTCCGGGGCGAATGGGGTCGCAGGAACAGGGTGACCGACAGAATTCTCAGGAGTAGACAGGGGaatggttacaggactggcagaatgagctccaatggtaagagactCGGAGGTGACCACCGCAGGGGGGGAAACACGGtggggggtgcacgggggtacacagaactcagctagctaacacaGATCAGAtcccctaatctgaacccaaacccgggatgcaatAAGAAAGGACATGCAACAAGAAGGGACAGCTGGCCATTGACCAGCAATGGAGTGGGGGTGAAGCCAGGTCAGAAGAAGGCATCAGGGAGTCGGGGCCAAGAGCCAGGGGTGACAATAAGGAGAGGTGCCCAGGTTCTCTCCTATCCTTTCTTATGCTATTTCAACACCACAACgtgttcagttttgggtttCTGTGGGAGTGGGTCCACCTTCTGCTTCCTGGTGtggccaggctgcaggcagctgggctgctggggatgTCACCTCCCCTACTCCTCGTTGCCATGTGCTCAGGACGTGAGCAGTCCAGGGACATTCAGCAGGCTCTGTCCATGACTGCCAGCCTGAACTCGGCAGCAGACACCCGTGTGGAACATCTCACTGTGAGTGCTCTGCTGCACGGAATCCTGCATGGGTCATGAGGACATGCGACAGGGACAGAGGTGGGAACAAATTCCACAAGGGGAACTGCATCCACGGGACTGAGCTTTCATTGCCCACAGTGGAACACAGATGGTGCCACCTGCACACCCATCAcccccatcccagagctgaggCCATGGCGGGTCAATGGCCAGGACTGCTGTCCCTTCTTATCTTGCAGTATGTGGCAATTGGAGGAATTGGGTCTATTTTAGGAAAGGCCACGGGGTCCTTCCTCCGTTTTGCAACCCTCAGGGTTGGCAGGtctcccgctgtcccctcaTAGCCCAGCCAGGTGCCCATTCTGCAACCTAGCCTCTCCCTCTCAGACCTGAACCCACTGCTCCTCTTCTCACTAATGgggtccccaaaccccaaagtGTATTTGACAAGTATCCATGTCCCAagcactgggagcagaggtGCAATTGGAGTCTGCTGAGCCCCTGTCACCCCCAAACATTCTGCTATGCTCACTATGAGCAGCAATGGAAGCAGTGAGGGCAGCAGGAAGGTGAAGcatcccctgtgtccctctgtccccagagccctgtgaTGTGCCTGCACctgcaggaagctctgcaggTGCCCTGCTGTGGCCAAGCCTCTGTCTGGCACCTGCATGgggccagcagcacccacactCCTTGGTGCAGCAATGGGACCATGGCAGGACACAAAGAGatgccaggacacagggaaagggacaagATGGGTGCCGATGGCAGGTGGGGAAAGAATGGGGAAAGGGTGTGTGGCAGCGCGGGCACCTGGctgggacacagggggacagagggagggcTGCCACCACCAAGGCTTGCAAAAGGAACCAGCTACCCCACAGCCTTTCCCCAAGTAGAACCCTTTTCCCTGATTGCCACACGCCTCAGGCACATGCAGGGACAGGCAatgctggctgctgccctggctgtggcttTTGCTCTCCCAGAATTGCAACCGTGGCAGGGTAACCATGTCCAAAATCCCCTGGGGGCAGCAAtggccctgtgctgctgccacaggagtTAAACATCCTGGAGtcaggtccctgtccctgtccacatccctgctgagctcaggggGACATTGGATGTTTCTGGGCACCCAAATCTCTGGACATTGGCAGGCTCCATTGTCCCCAGACACCCAGTGGGACGACATTCCTGTACATTTCCAGTGTGTTCCAGATTTCTGTATGTGTGCCAAAGGAGATGCTCAATGTCCCTGTATCACCCGCCGGGCAACTATGTGCAAATCACAAAAGGGTTTTGACTGCTGAGGAATGCGTCTCaagatgtttattttcttgcagGAGTCTCATTACATGGTTATGACAGtgggaagatgccagcagctcacatccctggcagcagaCAAAGAACTTAATGTTACAATatactttaaacattttttgaccaatcacacaaagcaaaGGCATAGTGATACAATGCAGAGAGCTTCATTATTAAGCTTAGAACTTCCTAATATATCGCTAGATATACTTTTCTACAACTTAGGGATTTATTCTAGCTATGCACTAATACACTGACAAAATTGTTGGACAAATTGTTCTATTTGTCCATACTTTCTAATTCTTgtgtaatttttctgctgacaaatcttatGTGTACTGCTTAGGTCTAAACAAAATCCTGCTGTCTCTGAGGCCGACCATTTGGAACCTGTCCAAAACCTTCTGATTTTAAGGATTCCCACATTGCTGGAGTATTCACATCCTGAGCACATAGCAGCAGGAATGAGGGGAGGTGACAGTCCCCTGCAGCCTTCCCAAActggagggcaggagctggatcAACAACCAGAGGACCCCGGAACTGAAAGTGTTGGGGGACTGAGAAAACACAGGACAGGATGCGAGAGACATAGAGCTGGGGTTTAGAGGGAGCTACTTTCCAGAGGCGTGGAGACctacagctctgctgccccGCACTCTTGCATGACTGGGCCGAGTGTTGGCCAGACCCACACATTTTGTGCACAGAAATCAGGCATCAGCTTCTCTGGGGCTATTGtcaacaaaaggaagaaacatttcAGCCTGAGGCTGGGGACAAAAAGGAACAGGTTGCCTGGTGAGTTTGCACAGGCCCTGAGGTTGGACACAGTCCTGAACCACCTGGTCTAGTGCAAGATggcccagcacacagcagggcaTTGCACCAGGTGGTCTCtgaagatcccttccaacccaaacaatccCGTGGCTTTGGCATTCTTTGTCCCTTTcacattccccagcactgccctggaaAGATCCCACCCCGCATAGCCAgtgtccccctgcccctccctgggGCCCTCCATGAGTGAAAGCAGCACACTGACAACACTGGCTTCCCAGGGATTCTTTTATTAACAGAAACAGGGGGAAATGCCCTTGGAGTGCAGGTACCAGCTGGAAAAGGGCTTGGCAATCTCAAGGGACTGTTGGAGGTCGGGCCCACATCATAACACTCCCAACTTCGTGCCACTCTTTGAGAATAAAGAGGAGGCTTCGAGCCTGCATCTCTTCCAATggccttcccagcacagccagatgCTTCTTCCTATGAGGATAAGGCACCATCTGGTTCTGCCGTGGTCACAACCATCTCCGGTgtcagtgccagggctgggagatcCCATCAGCAGCCACGGAGTGGGGAATGCCAGCGTGACTGGGAAGAGCTTGCAGTGGTCAGCGACGGGGACCTCTTGTGCTTCCTGCCACCAGCGCCTGTCCTGCAACAGCAGCATTCCTTAACTCCAAGGGTCATGCCAGGGGGACACACGCACCATCAACCCTGAAGCCCTGCAGTCTCTGCACAGGGCAATGGGATGGGTTCCCTCCTCCAGCATGGAGAGGGATatccagccccagcagaggggacagccccAATTTCAAGGCCCTTCCCTCAGGTCCAAAGCCGTGCACTGCTGGGCACCTctcccagcagggaggccaCCCATTGTCTTGCTGCTCCTGGACTCTGCATGTCCCCAGCTCTTACCTGGTGGCCAGGACAGGATCACCAGCTGGGCTGCCCCTCGCTGGGGCTGATCTGCTCCAGGATCTGGCTGTACCTCCGGGTCAGGGCGTTGGTGTCCCTGGTGAGGTGGGTGAGGACCTGCTGCAGGCCAGTCAGGTGGTGGGACAGGCGCTCCTCGAGCTGGGCATCCTCGGCCTCGTTGCTGTCCGCGGATGTGTCCACGTCGGTGTCGGCACCGGTCGGGCTCTGGTCAGCGACAGAGGCCAGGCCTTTCTCCACCATGGGCTTGATGGCCTTGAGGAGCTGGTAGCGCTCGTAGAGGTCCGTGCGGCTCTCTGCAGCCGGGGCTGCCCCCTCCTGCTGCGGGAAGACCCCTCGGAGCAGGCTGGGGAACAtcacctcctgctccatcttctGCGTGGCTGAGAAGTACTGCTCCATGGCCCTTCTCCTactgctctggcagtgctgctctgggctcttctgacagtgtcacctgctcccagtccctgcGGGGGCTTTTTATGCAGTGCTGGGGCACGTCCCTCCCCTGCTGTCCTCCCGTGCCAGCCCCGGTTCGGCTGGATGGCCTTGGGGTGGGGCTTGGCTCCAGCCCAGCCGGGGCTGGGCCATGCAGTGTCCCTGGCTCTGTGCAATCTTTCCTGGCCCAGCCTCCCCGTGGCCTTCAATCGAGCCGGCCAGGtatcctgctgcctccccatgCCAG harbors:
- the LOC128803684 gene encoding thyroid hormone-inducible hepatic protein-like, yielding MEQYFSATQKMEQEVMFPSLLRGVFPQQEGAAPAAESRTDLYERYQLLKAIKPMVEKGLASVADQSPTGADTDVDTSADSNEAEDAQLEERLSHHLTGLQQVLTHLTRDTNALTRRYSQILEQISPSEGQPSW